A window of the Phycicoccus sp. M110.8 genome harbors these coding sequences:
- a CDS encoding DUF4229 domain-containing protein, with translation MLRYSVLRLLIFFGVVCALWLLGLRDRGQEWMLLVLSALISMVISYFVLARFREESTQRLQERIERRTQARQAAAAHGDEAAEDAEDERSEYR, from the coding sequence ATGCTGCGCTACTCGGTCCTGCGGCTGCTGATCTTCTTCGGCGTCGTCTGTGCGCTCTGGCTGCTCGGCCTGCGTGACCGCGGCCAGGAGTGGATGCTCCTCGTGCTGTCGGCGCTGATCTCGATGGTGATCTCGTACTTCGTGCTGGCGCGCTTCCGCGAGGAGTCGACCCAGCGTCTGCAGGAGCGGATCGAGCGCCGCACCCAGGCCCGTCAGGCCGCGGCCGCCCACGGCGACGAGGCGGCCGAGGACGCCGAGGACGAGCGCTCCGAGTACCGCTGA
- a CDS encoding glutathione peroxidase — MPTLSDFSATTLEGAEQDLSTYAGKVALVVNTASECGFTPQLEGLEQLYREYGEQGLVVLGFPCNQFGGQEPGDAEQIGQFCQRNYGVSFPMFDKVEVNGDGAHPVWKWLRSEKGGLLGSAIKWNFTKFLVGRDGQVVKRYGSTTKPADIAKDIEKALAA, encoded by the coding sequence ATGCCCACGCTGTCCGACTTCTCCGCCACCACCCTCGAGGGTGCCGAGCAGGACCTCTCCACGTATGCCGGGAAGGTCGCCCTGGTCGTGAACACGGCCAGCGAGTGCGGCTTCACGCCCCAGCTCGAGGGGCTCGAGCAGCTCTACCGCGAGTACGGCGAGCAGGGGCTGGTCGTGCTGGGCTTCCCCTGCAACCAGTTCGGCGGCCAGGAGCCCGGCGACGCCGAGCAGATCGGGCAGTTCTGCCAGCGCAACTACGGCGTGAGCTTCCCGATGTTCGACAAGGTCGAGGTCAACGGCGACGGCGCCCACCCCGTGTGGAAGTGGCTCCGCTCGGAGAAGGGCGGCCTGCTGGGCAGCGCGATCAAGTGGAACTTCACCAAGTTCCTCGTCGGCCGCGACGGCCAGGTCGTCAAGCGCTACGGCTCCACGACCAAGCCCGCGGACATCGCCAAGGACATCGAGAAGGCGCTCGCCGCCTGA
- the ccsB gene encoding c-type cytochrome biogenesis protein CcsB: protein MTNETLAGYANLSLYSAMAVFTIAMVCHAIYLAGLLPARDRAVAKDATSARERELVGAGAPAETVSAPAVAAAAGSPTDGPELSKRARSAAGIASTTTWLGGLLLLASVVLRGLSVDRWPLGNMFEFAVMGSMFTSLAYSIWSTRRDLRWLGLFITGPVLLVLGMAVAVWYTEAAELLPSLKSYWLVIHVTVAVISTALFTLAAAATGIYLLKDAFQRSGRASVLDRFPDAPSIERTAYGLHIVAFPLWTFTLIAGAIWARQAWASYWNWDPKEVWTFVIWVVYAAYLHSRATSGISRQTAAWISLAGYACVIVNFAVVNVFFVGQHSYSGL, encoded by the coding sequence ATGACGAACGAGACCCTCGCGGGCTACGCCAACCTCAGCCTCTACTCGGCCATGGCGGTCTTCACCATCGCCATGGTGTGCCACGCGATCTACCTCGCCGGCCTGCTGCCGGCCCGTGACCGCGCGGTCGCCAAGGACGCGACCTCGGCGCGGGAGCGCGAGCTGGTCGGCGCGGGTGCGCCAGCCGAGACGGTCTCCGCACCCGCCGTGGCCGCGGCGGCAGGCAGCCCCACCGACGGCCCCGAGCTGTCGAAGCGGGCCCGCTCCGCGGCCGGCATCGCCTCGACCACGACCTGGCTCGGCGGCCTGCTGCTGCTGGCGTCGGTCGTCCTGCGCGGCCTGTCGGTCGACCGCTGGCCGCTGGGCAACATGTTCGAGTTCGCGGTCATGGGCTCGATGTTCACCTCGCTCGCGTACTCGATCTGGTCCACCCGCCGCGACCTGCGCTGGCTCGGCCTGTTCATCACCGGCCCGGTGCTGCTCGTCCTCGGCATGGCCGTCGCCGTCTGGTACACCGAGGCGGCCGAGCTGCTGCCGTCGCTGAAGTCCTACTGGCTCGTGATCCACGTGACCGTCGCCGTGATCTCCACCGCGCTGTTCACCCTCGCCGCCGCCGCGACCGGCATCTACCTGCTCAAGGACGCGTTCCAGCGTTCCGGCCGGGCCTCGGTGCTCGACCGCTTCCCGGACGCCCCCTCGATCGAGCGCACGGCATACGGGCTGCACATCGTGGCCTTCCCGCTGTGGACGTTCACCCTCATCGCCGGCGCCATCTGGGCCCGGCAGGCCTGGGCGTCCTACTGGAACTGGGACCCCAAGGAGGTGTGGACGTTCGTGATCTGGGTCGTCTACGCCGCCTACCTGCACTCGCGCGCGACGAGCGGCATCAGCCGGCAGACCGCCGCCTGGATCTCGCTGGCGGGCTACGCCTGCGTCATCGTCAACTTCGCCGTGGTCAACGTGTTCTTCGTCGGCCAGCACTCCTACTCGGGGCTCTGA
- a CDS encoding PLD nuclease N-terminal domain-containing protein, with product MIRVLPWLLTIALTIYAAVDCVQTDERRVRNLPKLMWLLVVLVFPIVGPIVWFIAGRPQRGATGPAGPGGRQRPQAPRGPDDDPDFLRRL from the coding sequence ATGATCCGGGTCCTGCCCTGGCTGCTGACGATCGCGCTGACGATCTACGCCGCCGTCGACTGCGTGCAGACCGACGAGCGCCGGGTCCGGAACCTGCCCAAGCTGATGTGGCTGCTGGTCGTCCTCGTCTTCCCCATCGTCGGGCCGATCGTCTGGTTCATCGCCGGGCGCCCCCAGCGGGGTGCCACCGGTCCGGCAGGCCCGGGCGGCAGACAGCGTCCGCAGGCCCCGCGTGGCCCCGACGACGACCCGGACTTCCTCCGTAGGCTCTGA
- a CDS encoding hemerythrin domain-containing protein, whose product MDDQLTAYLDRVRTHRAELRESVAAVDEALASPIARGGAWRERVRAALAELAHDFRDHVELTEGPGGLYESVSRDSPRLAGQVRRLRREHDRFREDIDAYLAVLEHGGTMADLPVFREEVTTLMGQLVRHRQKGADLVYEAFEVDLGGSG is encoded by the coding sequence ATGGACGATCAGCTCACGGCATACCTCGACCGCGTGCGCACGCACCGTGCGGAGCTGCGCGAGTCCGTCGCGGCCGTCGACGAGGCGCTCGCCTCGCCGATCGCCCGCGGCGGGGCGTGGCGCGAGCGGGTGCGGGCCGCGCTGGCCGAGCTGGCGCACGACTTCCGCGACCACGTCGAGCTGACGGAGGGCCCGGGCGGGCTGTACGAGTCGGTGAGCCGGGACAGCCCGCGGCTCGCCGGGCAGGTGCGGCGGCTGCGCCGCGAGCACGACCGCTTCCGCGAGGACATCGACGCCTACCTCGCCGTGCTCGAGCACGGCGGCACCATGGCGGACCTGCCGGTCTTCCGCGAGGAGGTGACCACCCTCATGGGGCAGCTGGTGCGGCACCGGCAGAAGGGCGCCGACCTGGTCTACGAGGCCTTCGAGGTGGACCTGGGCGGCTCGGGGTAG
- a CDS encoding ATPase: MNIVFVEPGFPANQRRFALALASVGANVFGIGESDEWALDDELRGALSGYYKVGSVTNLREMTEATRFIQSKVWVDRLEATVEAHTMVAAQVREATGIPGTSVHTTWLCRDKPSMKEALRQAGVPTAASAAVDHAHEAWEFAERVGYPLVLKPRDGAGAKDTVRVDDDTELGHALTDFGSHGATSIAIEEFVEGHEGFYDTIAHDGQVVHDWTTHYFPNVLEAMRTRWISPQFVTTNRMADSPFYDEVRELGQRVIEALGIGTSATHMEWFHGPKGLKFSEIGARPPGVGCWDLYSASNDVDVYREWAHVIVHGTPERRMHRPYSAGIIALRPDRDGRIVGHSGLHEIRDRYNEWVIDAYFPPEGHLTQPVEAGYMANAYVRMRHPDYDVLRGMLDDVGRTVQVHAVPC, encoded by the coding sequence GTGAACATCGTCTTCGTCGAGCCGGGCTTCCCGGCCAACCAGCGCCGGTTCGCACTCGCCCTCGCCTCGGTGGGGGCGAACGTCTTCGGGATCGGCGAGTCCGACGAGTGGGCGCTCGACGACGAGCTGCGCGGCGCCCTGTCCGGCTACTACAAGGTCGGCTCGGTGACGAACCTGCGCGAGATGACAGAGGCCACGAGGTTCATCCAGTCCAAGGTCTGGGTCGACCGGCTCGAGGCCACGGTGGAGGCGCACACGATGGTCGCCGCTCAGGTGCGCGAGGCGACCGGCATACCGGGCACCTCGGTGCACACGACGTGGCTGTGCCGCGACAAGCCTTCGATGAAGGAGGCGCTGCGCCAGGCGGGCGTCCCGACGGCGGCGTCGGCCGCGGTCGACCACGCCCACGAGGCCTGGGAGTTCGCCGAGCGCGTCGGCTACCCGCTCGTGCTGAAGCCGCGCGACGGCGCCGGAGCCAAGGACACGGTGCGTGTCGACGACGACACGGAGCTGGGGCACGCCCTCACCGACTTCGGGTCGCACGGCGCGACCTCGATCGCGATCGAGGAGTTCGTCGAGGGGCACGAGGGCTTCTACGACACCATCGCCCACGACGGGCAGGTGGTCCACGACTGGACGACGCACTACTTCCCGAACGTCCTCGAGGCGATGCGCACCCGGTGGATCTCGCCGCAGTTCGTCACGACGAACCGGATGGCGGACTCGCCGTTCTACGACGAGGTGCGCGAGCTGGGGCAGCGGGTCATCGAGGCGCTCGGCATCGGCACCAGCGCCACCCACATGGAGTGGTTCCACGGGCCCAAGGGACTGAAGTTCTCCGAGATCGGCGCCCGGCCTCCCGGCGTGGGCTGCTGGGACCTGTACTCGGCGAGCAACGACGTCGACGTCTACCGCGAGTGGGCCCACGTCATCGTCCACGGGACGCCGGAGCGCCGGATGCACCGCCCCTACTCAGCGGGCATCATCGCGCTGCGCCCCGACCGCGACGGGCGCATCGTCGGCCACAGCGGGCTGCACGAGATCCGCGACCGCTACAACGAGTGGGTCATCGACGCGTACTTCCCGCCCGAGGGCCACCTGACCCAACCGGTGGAGGCCGGCTACATGGCGAACGCCTACGTCCGGATGCGCCACCCCGACTACGACGTGCTCCGCGGGATGCTCGACGACGTGGGCCGCACGGTCCAGGTCCACGCGGTGCCCTGCTGA
- a CDS encoding o-succinylbenzoate synthase, producing MTDLPPLEELLEGMRVVSIPMRTRFRGVTVREAVLLQGPVGWGEFSPFLEYAAPEAARWLAAGVEAAWRGWPAPVRAEVPVNATVPAVPAARVPEVLARYDGTTTAKVKVAEPGQSLADDLDRVAAVRDVLGPRGRIRVDANGAWSLDDAVRALTALAAHDLEYAEQPCATVPELRDLRLALARGGVDVPVAADESIRKADDPIRVAREGAADVVVVKVAPLAGVRRALEVVAECGLPAVVSSALDTSIGMRAGVALAAALPDLDHACGLGTVALLEGDVTTDPLVPVRGVLAGRDVVGDEALLDRWAAADDRVAWWRERVAAAHAVLAG from the coding sequence ATGACCGACCTCCCGCCGCTCGAGGAGCTGCTCGAGGGGATGCGGGTGGTGTCGATCCCGATGCGGACCCGGTTCCGCGGGGTCACGGTGCGCGAGGCGGTCCTGCTGCAGGGACCCGTCGGGTGGGGCGAGTTCTCGCCGTTCCTCGAGTACGCCGCGCCGGAGGCTGCGCGCTGGCTCGCCGCGGGGGTCGAGGCCGCCTGGCGCGGGTGGCCCGCGCCCGTGAGGGCCGAGGTGCCCGTGAACGCGACCGTGCCCGCGGTGCCGGCCGCAAGGGTCCCGGAGGTGTTGGCGCGGTACGACGGGACCACCACCGCCAAGGTGAAGGTCGCCGAGCCCGGCCAGTCGCTGGCCGACGACCTCGACCGGGTCGCGGCCGTGCGCGACGTGCTGGGTCCGCGCGGTCGCATCCGGGTCGACGCCAACGGCGCCTGGTCGCTCGACGACGCCGTCCGTGCCCTGACCGCCCTCGCAGCGCACGACCTGGAGTACGCCGAGCAGCCGTGCGCCACCGTGCCCGAGCTGCGCGACCTGCGCCTCGCGCTCGCCCGCGGCGGCGTCGACGTCCCGGTCGCGGCGGACGAGTCGATCCGCAAGGCGGACGACCCGATCCGGGTGGCGCGCGAGGGCGCCGCCGACGTCGTGGTGGTCAAGGTCGCCCCGCTGGCGGGGGTGCGCCGGGCGCTCGAGGTCGTGGCCGAGTGCGGCCTGCCGGCGGTCGTCTCCTCCGCCCTCGACACCAGCATCGGCATGCGTGCAGGCGTGGCCCTGGCCGCGGCACTGCCGGACCTGGACCACGCGTGCGGCCTCGGGACGGTGGCGCTGCTCGAGGGCGACGTCACGACCGACCCCCTGGTCCCCGTCCGTGGTGTCCTCGCGGGGCGCGACGTCGTGGGCGACGAGGCGCTGCTGGACCGCTGGGCGGCCGCCGACGACCGGGTCGCGTGGTGGCGCGAGCGGGTGGCCGCGGCGCACGCCGTGCTCGCCGGCTGA
- a CDS encoding 1,4-dihydroxy-2-naphthoyl-CoA synthase, whose product MSEQTSVSDTFDPAAWDEVEGFDFTDITYHRAKDVGAVRIAFDRPEVLNAFRPHTVDELYRALDHARMTPDVGCVVITGNGPGPAGTGSEGKWAFCSGGDQRIRGRSGYQYAAGETADTVDQARVKAAGGRLHILEVQRLIRTMPKVVVAVVNGWAAGGGHSLHVVCDLTIASREHARFKQTDADVGSFDGGYGSAYLARMVGQKFAREIFFLGRTYSAEDMHRMGAVNLVADHAELEATALEVAREILGKSPQAQRMLKFAFNLVDDGLMGQQVFAGEATRLAYMTDEAVEGRDQFLEKRDPDWSPFPWYF is encoded by the coding sequence GTGAGCGAGCAGACGAGCGTGAGCGACACCTTCGACCCGGCGGCGTGGGACGAGGTCGAGGGGTTCGACTTCACCGACATCACCTACCACCGGGCCAAGGACGTCGGTGCCGTCCGGATCGCCTTCGACCGGCCCGAGGTGCTCAACGCGTTCCGCCCGCACACCGTCGACGAGCTCTACCGCGCGCTCGACCACGCCCGCATGACGCCCGACGTGGGCTGCGTGGTCATCACCGGCAACGGCCCCGGCCCGGCCGGCACCGGCAGCGAGGGCAAGTGGGCCTTCTGCTCCGGCGGCGACCAGCGCATCCGGGGCCGCTCGGGCTACCAGTACGCCGCGGGCGAGACCGCCGACACCGTCGACCAGGCGCGGGTCAAGGCCGCGGGCGGGCGGCTGCACATCCTCGAGGTGCAGCGCCTCATCCGCACCATGCCCAAGGTCGTCGTCGCCGTCGTCAACGGCTGGGCGGCCGGCGGCGGTCACAGCCTGCACGTCGTGTGCGACCTGACGATCGCCAGCCGCGAGCACGCCCGGTTCAAGCAGACCGACGCCGACGTGGGCAGCTTCGACGGCGGTTACGGCTCGGCCTACCTCGCGCGCATGGTCGGGCAGAAGTTCGCCCGCGAGATCTTCTTCCTCGGCCGCACCTACTCGGCCGAGGACATGCACCGGATGGGCGCGGTCAACCTCGTCGCCGACCACGCCGAGCTCGAGGCCACCGCGCTCGAGGTCGCCCGCGAGATCCTCGGCAAGAGCCCGCAGGCCCAGCGCATGCTCAAGTTCGCGTTCAACCTCGTCGACGACGGGCTCATGGGGCAACAGGTGTTCGCCGGCGAGGCCACCCGGCTGGCGTACATGACCGACGAGGCCGTCGAGGGTCGCGACCAGTTCCTCGAGAAGCGCGACCCCGACTGGTCCCCCTTCCCCTGGTACTTCTGA
- a CDS encoding VOC family protein, whose translation MALRWYSVVVDSHDIAAQARWWAQTLDYVIVFENDEEVAVIPRHMSQDPITDSAEWMRQAQGLVFVRVPEEKTVKNRLHIDLAPHSSQDRDAEIRALLDRGATLADVGQGDAPWTVLRDPEGNEFCVLSSRER comes from the coding sequence ATGGCTCTGCGCTGGTACTCCGTCGTCGTCGACTCCCACGACATCGCCGCCCAAGCGCGGTGGTGGGCACAGACCCTCGACTACGTGATCGTCTTCGAGAACGACGAGGAGGTCGCCGTGATCCCGAGGCACATGTCGCAAGACCCCATCACGGACTCGGCCGAGTGGATGCGGCAGGCGCAGGGCCTGGTGTTCGTCCGGGTGCCCGAGGAGAAGACGGTGAAGAACCGGCTGCACATCGACCTGGCGCCGCACAGCAGCCAGGACCGCGACGCCGAGATCCGGGCACTGCTCGACCGCGGCGCCACCCTGGCAGACGTGGGGCAGGGCGACGCCCCCTGGACGGTGCTGCGCGACCCCGAGGGCAACGAGTTCTGCGTGCTGTCCAGCCGCGAGCGCTGA
- the menE gene encoding o-succinylbenzoate--CoA ligase, with translation MTAVRPLPIPAGERAREALPALRAALDGSGPAVLPCAADGPLPELPDGAVPDDGTALVVGTSGSTGTPKLAMLPATALGASADATHDRLGGPGTWLLAMPPHHIAGVQVMLRCVAAGTEPHFVDLSGGFTPDALARAVARMTPAADPTPGGPSMGPATARRYTALVPTQLVRVLADPGATAALADLDAVLVGGAGTPPSVLSAARAEGIRVVTTYGMSETCGGCVYDGEPLRGALVRTDAEGRLSLGGATLATGYLGRPDLTAAAFSTDADGTRWFRTDDVGHRDGVGRWHVDGRLDDLVNTGGLKVAPRVVEDALTEVVPGVAEAVVVGLPDAEWGQVVAAALVLSPGADPPTLTGARDALRGTLPAHALPRHLLVLGALPLRGPGKPDRLAVTNLLEADRAARATMEA, from the coding sequence GTGACCGCCGTCCGACCGCTGCCGATCCCTGCCGGGGAGCGGGCGCGCGAGGCGCTTCCGGCGCTGCGGGCGGCGCTCGACGGCAGCGGGCCCGCCGTCCTGCCGTGCGCCGCGGACGGGCCACTGCCGGAGCTGCCCGACGGCGCCGTTCCCGACGACGGCACCGCTCTCGTCGTCGGGACGTCCGGCTCGACCGGGACGCCCAAGCTGGCGATGCTCCCCGCCACGGCCCTGGGCGCCTCCGCCGACGCGACGCACGACCGGCTCGGGGGGCCGGGCACCTGGCTGCTGGCCATGCCGCCGCACCACATCGCCGGGGTGCAGGTGATGCTCCGCTGCGTGGCCGCCGGCACCGAGCCGCACTTCGTCGACCTGTCGGGCGGCTTCACCCCGGACGCCCTGGCCCGAGCCGTGGCGCGGATGACGCCGGCAGCGGACCCGACGCCCGGGGGGCCATCGATGGGCCCTGCGACCGCCCGCCGTTACACCGCCCTCGTGCCCACCCAGCTGGTCCGGGTGCTGGCCGACCCGGGGGCCACCGCGGCCCTGGCCGACCTCGACGCCGTCCTCGTCGGCGGCGCCGGGACCCCGCCGTCGGTGCTGTCCGCCGCCCGGGCCGAGGGGATCCGTGTCGTCACGACCTACGGGATGAGCGAGACCTGCGGCGGCTGCGTCTACGACGGCGAGCCCCTGCGCGGCGCGCTGGTCCGCACCGATGCCGAGGGACGGCTCAGCCTCGGCGGGGCGACCCTGGCGACCGGCTACCTCGGCCGCCCCGACCTCACGGCGGCGGCCTTCTCCACGGACGCCGACGGCACCCGCTGGTTCCGCACCGACGACGTGGGCCACCGCGACGGCGTCGGGCGCTGGCACGTCGACGGCCGTCTGGACGACCTGGTCAACACCGGCGGCCTCAAGGTCGCCCCCCGTGTGGTCGAGGACGCCCTCACCGAGGTGGTCCCGGGGGTCGCGGAGGCGGTCGTCGTGGGGCTGCCCGACGCCGAGTGGGGCCAGGTCGTCGCCGCCGCCCTCGTCCTCTCGCCCGGGGCCGACCCGCCCACGCTGACCGGCGCCCGCGATGCCCTGCGCGGCACCCTGCCCGCCCACGCCCTCCCCCGCCACCTGCTCGTCCTCGGCGCCCTCCCGCTGCGCGGACCGGGCAAGCCGGACCGCCTCGCGGTCACCAACCTGCTCGAGGCGGACCGGGCCGCGCGTGCGACCATGGAGGCATGA
- a CDS encoding cytochrome c biogenesis protein ResB has protein sequence MADSTTITQPRLGAMGWARWTWRNLTSMRTALFLLLLLAIGALPGSIWPQRSIDPARTSDWIAQHPKAGPVLDRLGFFEVYASPWFAAIYLLLFISLVGCVLPRSRVHWRAMRSTPPRTPSRLERLDDSARAEVGATPEQVVSAAREVLRGRRFRVHSHDAATVSAENGYLKETGNLVFHLALIGVIVGVAIGHLLGWKGDVIVPVGKSFSNTLSQYDTFAPGPWVNPDTLQPFTITVDKLDAKFEENVTGRGQFGQPRDFTAHLTTTTSPGAKPTTETVKVNHPLEIGGAGVFLLGNGYAPVVTVKDAKGQETYSGPVPFLAQDNNYRSVGAIKVTGADPKPLGFSGLFLPTAVIDKEQGPISIFPDAKRPALALTVYEGELLPGGRPQSVYVLDTSEMTQLKDAKGSPLRIWLEPGQTYQLPGGRGSITFDSVDRFAGLSIRHDPGKGITLVAALLALAGLIASLVVRRRRVFVRVSPAEGGGRTVVTVAGLAKGDDDGLRKVVEQVLGEVTTRATAAAGTTADSRPRATAPTGTEMDPRS, from the coding sequence ATGGCCGACTCCACGACGATCACCCAACCGCGCCTCGGCGCCATGGGCTGGGCCCGCTGGACCTGGCGCAACCTCACGAGCATGCGCACCGCGCTGTTCCTGCTGCTGCTGCTGGCGATCGGCGCGCTGCCCGGCTCGATCTGGCCACAGCGCAGCATCGACCCGGCGCGCACGTCGGACTGGATCGCCCAGCACCCCAAGGCCGGCCCGGTCCTGGACCGGCTCGGCTTCTTCGAGGTCTACGCCTCGCCGTGGTTCGCCGCCATCTACCTGCTGCTGTTCATCTCGCTCGTGGGCTGCGTGCTGCCGCGCAGCCGGGTGCACTGGCGCGCGATGCGCTCGACCCCGCCGCGCACGCCGTCGCGCCTGGAGCGGCTGGACGACTCGGCCCGCGCCGAGGTCGGCGCGACGCCCGAGCAGGTGGTCTCGGCCGCCCGCGAGGTCCTGCGCGGCCGGCGGTTCCGCGTCCACAGCCACGACGCCGCCACCGTCAGTGCGGAGAACGGCTACCTCAAGGAGACCGGCAACCTCGTCTTCCACCTGGCCCTCATCGGCGTCATCGTCGGGGTCGCCATCGGGCACCTGCTGGGCTGGAAGGGCGACGTCATCGTCCCGGTCGGCAAGTCGTTCTCGAACACGCTGTCCCAGTACGACACCTTCGCCCCGGGCCCGTGGGTGAACCCCGACACGCTCCAGCCGTTCACCATCACCGTGGACAAGCTCGACGCCAAGTTCGAGGAGAACGTCACCGGCCGGGGCCAGTTCGGCCAGCCGCGCGACTTCACCGCCCACCTCACGACCACGACCAGCCCCGGTGCGAAGCCCACGACGGAGACGGTCAAGGTCAACCACCCGCTGGAGATCGGCGGTGCGGGGGTGTTCCTGCTCGGCAACGGGTATGCCCCGGTCGTCACCGTCAAGGACGCGAAGGGTCAGGAGACCTACAGCGGCCCCGTGCCCTTCCTCGCCCAGGACAACAACTACCGGTCCGTCGGCGCCATCAAGGTCACCGGCGCCGACCCCAAGCCGCTCGGCTTCTCCGGCCTGTTCCTGCCGACCGCGGTCATCGACAAGGAGCAGGGCCCGATCTCGATCTTCCCCGACGCCAAGCGCCCGGCGCTGGCGCTGACGGTCTACGAGGGCGAGCTGCTGCCCGGCGGCCGCCCCCAGTCGGTCTACGTCCTGGACACCTCGGAGATGACCCAGCTCAAGGACGCCAAGGGCTCGCCGCTGCGGATCTGGCTCGAGCCCGGCCAGACCTACCAGCTGCCCGGCGGCCGCGGGTCGATCACCTTCGACTCGGTCGACCGGTTCGCCGGCCTGTCGATCCGGCACGACCCGGGCAAGGGCATCACCCTCGTCGCGGCGCTGCTGGCCCTCGCCGGGCTCATCGCCTCGCTCGTGGTGCGCCGCCGCCGGGTGTTCGTCCGGGTTTCCCCCGCCGAGGGTGGGGGACGTACCGTGGTGACCGTCGCCGGCCTCGCGAAGGGTGACGACGACGGCCTGCGCAAGGTCGTCGAGCAGGTGCTCGGCGAGGTCACGACACGAGCCACCGCGGCAGCCGGCACCACGGCCGACAGCCGGCCTCGAGCCACCGCCCCCACCGGCACGGAGATGGACCCACGCTCATGA
- a CDS encoding 1,4-dihydroxy-2-naphthoate polyprenyltransferase, whose translation MATPAQWVAGARPRTLPAAIAPVVVGTAAAYLLEKANLGLALLALLVSVSLQVGVNYANDYSDGIRGTDADRVGPVRLVGQHKAAPENVKLMAFAFFGFAALVGLALVALSQAWVMIPLGALAVLAAWRYTGGDNPYGYRGLGELYVFVFFGLMATLGTLYTQAGQLSWTGLALAVGVGAIASAILVANNLRDIPTDRENGKLTLAVRLGDRGTRVLYVGLLAVALAMVVVAALDQPWALLGLPAFGLAWKPVQVLRSGATGRDLVPVLAATGLFEVAYAVLLAVGLVVGRAVTG comes from the coding sequence ATGGCCACTCCCGCCCAGTGGGTCGCCGGCGCCCGCCCGCGCACCCTGCCCGCCGCCATCGCCCCCGTCGTCGTCGGCACCGCCGCGGCATACCTGCTCGAGAAGGCCAACCTCGGCCTGGCCCTGCTCGCCCTGCTCGTCTCGGTGTCGCTGCAGGTCGGCGTCAACTACGCGAACGACTACTCCGACGGCATCCGCGGCACCGACGCCGACCGGGTCGGCCCGGTGCGGCTCGTCGGCCAGCACAAGGCAGCCCCCGAGAACGTCAAGCTCATGGCGTTCGCGTTCTTCGGGTTCGCGGCGCTGGTCGGGCTCGCTCTCGTGGCCCTCAGCCAGGCGTGGGTGATGATCCCGCTGGGGGCGCTGGCCGTGCTCGCGGCGTGGCGGTACACCGGCGGCGACAACCCCTACGGCTACCGCGGGCTGGGCGAGCTCTACGTCTTCGTCTTCTTCGGCCTCATGGCCACCCTCGGCACCCTCTACACGCAGGCCGGGCAGCTCTCCTGGACCGGCCTGGCGCTGGCCGTCGGCGTCGGCGCCATCGCCTCGGCGATCCTGGTCGCGAACAACCTGCGCGACATCCCCACCGACCGCGAGAACGGCAAGCTCACCCTCGCCGTGCGCCTGGGCGACCGCGGCACCCGGGTGCTCTACGTGGGACTGCTCGCCGTCGCCCTCGCGATGGTCGTCGTGGCGGCCCTGGACCAGCCGTGGGCCCTGCTGGGGCTCCCGGCCTTCGGCCTGGCGTGGAAGCCCGTGCAGGTGCTGCGCAGCGGCGCGACCGGCCGCGACCTCGTCCCGGTGCTCGCCGCCACCGGACTGTTCGAGGTCGCGTATGCCGTGCTGCTCGCGGTCGGCCTCGTCGTCGGCCGCGCGGTCACCGGCTGA